In Musa acuminata AAA Group cultivar baxijiao chromosome BXJ2-8, Cavendish_Baxijiao_AAA, whole genome shotgun sequence, one genomic interval encodes:
- the LOC135619011 gene encoding ATP-citrate synthase beta chain protein 1-like, translating to MGGRCALGGHVSSHPHLPSTCVTQCSASSSCDIGSGLIPGGKGGDRTDPRDLSICGVTCGIELDRPFGRCPFSSFYIMATGQIFSRNTQALFYNYKQLPIQRMLDFDFLCGRETPSVAGIINPGSEGFQKLFFGQEEIAIPVHSMIEAACAAHPTADVFINFASFRSAAASSMSALMQPTIRVVAIIAEGVPESDTKQLIAFARANNKVLIGPATVGGIQAGAFKIGDTAGTIDNIIQCRLYRHGSVGFVSKSGGMSNELYNTIARVTDGIYEGIAIGGDVFPGSTLSDHVLRFNNIPQVKMMVVLGELGGRDEYSLVEALKEGKVHKPVVAWVSGTCARLFKSEVQFGHAGAKSGGELESAQAKNQALKEAGAVVPTSYEAFETAIKETFEKLVEEGKIAPVSEVKPPQIPEDLKSAIKSGKVRAPTHIISTISDDRGEEPCYAGVPMSTIIQHGYGVGDVISLLWFKRSLPRYCTQFIEICIMLCADHGPCVSGAHNTIVTARAGKDLVSSLVSGLLTIGPRFGGAIDDAARYFKDACDKGLTPYEFVEGMKKKGIRVPGIGHRIKSRDNRDKRVQLLQQYAHTHFPSVKYMEYAVQVETYTLSKANNLVLNVDGAIGSLFLDLLAGSGMFSKQEIDEIVEIGYLNGLFVLARSIGLIGHTFDQKRLKQPLYRHPWEDVLYTK from the exons ATGGGAGGTAGGTGTGCGTTGGGGGGTCACGTGAGCTCTCACCCCCATCTCCCCTCTACTTGTGTAACACAATGCTCCGCTTCATCTTCCTGTGATATCGGTTCTGGTCTAATACCGGGGGGGAAAGGAGGCGATCGAACAGATCCGAG AGATCTGTCCATCTGTGGAGTCACCTGCGGAATCGAGTTGGATCGCCCTTTTGGAC GTTgccctttttcttccttttacaTAATGGCTACTGGACAAATTTTCTCACGGAACACTCAGGCCCTCTTTTACAACTATAAGCAACTTCCAATCCAAAGGATGCTTGACTTTGACTTCCTCTGTG GAAGGGAAACACCTTCTGTTGCTGGAATAATTAATCCTGGCTCCGAGGGGTTTCAAAAGCTATTTTTTGGTCAGGAGGAAATTGCGATCCCAGTTCATTCAAT GATTGAAGCAGCATGTGCTGCGCACCCGACTGCCGATGTTTTTATCAACTTTGCATCATTTAGAAG TGCAGCGGCCTCTTCCATGTCAGCTCTGATGCAACCAACAATCAGAGTAGTAGCTATTATAGCTGAAGGTGTTCCGGAGTCAGATACAAAGCAGCTAATTGCTTTTGCACGAGCTAATAACAAG GTACTTATTGGTCCAGCCACTGTTGGGGGCATTCAAGCTGGAGCTTTTAAGATTGGTGACACTGCTGGAACAATTGACAATATAATCCAATGCAGGCTTTACAGGCATGGATCTGTTGGGTTTGTGTCTAAATCG GGTGGCATGTCAAATGAGCTTTACAACACCATTGCTCGTGTTACAGATGGAATTTATGAAG GCATTGCAATTGGAGGAGATGTTTTCCCTGGCTCAACTCTTTCTGATCATGTCCTGCGGTTTAACAACATCCCTCAG GTCAAGATGATGGTTGTGCTGGGGGAATTGGGTGGGAGGGATGAGTACTCGCTAGTTGAGGCTCTAAAAGAAGGAAAAGTTCATAAACCAGTTGTTGCTTGGGTTAGCGGAACCTGTGCACGCCTATTCAAATCAGAAGTGCAATTTGGTCATGCT GGTGCAAAAAGTGGTGGCGAGTTGGAATCAGCACAAGCGAAAAATCAGGCTCTAAAAGAAGCTGGAGCAGTTGTTCCCACTTCGTATGAAGCATTTGAGACTGCAATCAAAGAAACTTTTGAGAAACTG GTTGAAGAAGGGAAGATTGCTCCTGTATCTGAAGTTAAACCTCCTCAAATTCCTGAGGATCTGAAATCTGCAATCAAAAGTGGGAAAGTCCGGGCTCCCACTCATATTATCTCCACTATTTCAGATGATAGAG GTGAAGAACCATGTTATGCTGGTGTACCTATGTCTACCATTATCCAGCATGGTTATGGTGTGGGTGATGTAATTTCTCTTTTATGGTTCAAGCGTAGTCTTCCACGTTATTGCACACAATTCATTGAG ATCTGCATCATGTTATGTGCTGATCATGGTCCTTGTGTTTCTGGTGCTCATAACACTATAGTTACGGCAAGAGCTGGAAAGGATTTAGTTTCAAGTTTGGTCTCAG GGTTGCTCACAATTGGTCCTCGATTTGGTGGTGCAATTGACGATGCTGCTCGATACTTTAAAGATGCATGTGACAAA GGCCTCACTCCATATGAGTTCGTTGAAGGTATGAAAAAGAAGGGAATTCGTGTACCAGGAATAGGGCACAG GATCAAGAGTAGAGACAACAGGGACAAGAGAGTTCAGCTTCTGCAACAGTATGCACACACTCATTTCCCATCTGTAAAGTACATGGAATATGCTGTTCAAGTTGAGACTTACACCCTCTCAAAGGCAAACAACTTGGTTCTGAATGTTGATGGTGCTATTGGATCACTCTTTTTGGATCTTTTAGCTGGCAGTGGAATGTTTAGCAAACAAGAAATCGATGAGATTGTTGAGATTGGATATCTAAATGGTCTCTTTGTGTTGGCACGCTCAATTGGTTTGATCGG GCATACTTTCGATCAGAAGAGGCTGAAGCAGCCACTCTACCGTCACCCATGGGAAGATGTTTTAtacacaaaatga